TCTTTTGGGGTATCAAATTTACGTTTTGTATCTGGGAATTCTTTTATATAGTTTTGTATAAATTCTCTAAATACTGGCGCTGCAGTTCTACCTCCGCCTTCTATCTTTCTCATAGGCATATTATTATCGTTTCCATACCAGATTATAGCTTGTACTTCAGGCGTAAATCCACAAAACCATGCATCAATATTGTTATTTGTAGTGCCTGTTTTTCCTGCGATTTCTATACCTGCGACCTTTGCACCTCGTCCAGTTCCTTCTTCTACTACTGTTTTTAGCATATCTATCATCAAATATGCTTGTTCTGGTTTTATCATCACGGTTTGTTCTGAGCTAAATTCAGTGATGACTTCATCTTTTTGTATGGATTTTATCAAATTTGATTTGCTAGTAGTACCAAGTCCGGCAAACATAGAGTAATGTTGGCTAAACTCTATAAGACTTATCCCAAAGCTTCCAAGTGCGATAGATAGGTTTTGTGGGATATTTTTAAAGCCAAAATTTGAAAGCTTTTGAGATACTATATCTAGCCCTATTGAGTTTAGCAAATTTATTGTTGCTAGGTTTCTAGATTGTCTGAGTGCGTCTTTTAGGGTTATGTATCCTTCAAAATTTCCGCCGTAATTTTTAGGTTTCCAGTCTCTGTCTTCTTCACTTCTTCCGACATTTTCAAATACACGAGATATATCTGCGACCTTACTCATAGGAGAATATCCAAGATCAAGTGCGATTTGATATATAAATGGTTTAAAGCTAGAACCGGGTTGGCGTTCGCTTTGTGTTGCTCGGTTAAAGTTACTTTTAGCATAATCGACACCGCCGACTAACGCTAAAATCTCTCCATTTGTCGGATTTGTTACTATAATGGCTCCATTTAGATAAGCTTCATCAGCATTTTTATCTCTTTTTAATATCTCTGTATATCCAAATTTAAGTGCATTTTGGGCGATATTTTGGATTTTTAAATCCGCCGTTAAAGTGACTTTATATCCGCCATACTTAATATCTGGATAATGTTTTATAGCCTCTTTTATAGCTTCATCTACCAAATATGGCGCTCTATTTTGAGTCAATGTCTCATCAAATACAATAGGGGTTTCTTTTAAAGAGGCTTCATATTCATCTTGTGTTATCCATCCAAGGTTAAATAGCCTTGATATAACACCGTTCGCACGTGATATTGATAGATCCATATGTCTAGTAGGATCGTAGTTGCTAGGTGCTTTTGGAAGACCTACAAGTATAGCTATCTCTTTTAAGCTTAGTTCGTTTAGATTTTTTTTGAAGTATCCTAGTGCTGCTGTTTTAATTCCGTAATATCCATGTCCAAAATATACTTGATTTAGATATCTTTCGATGATTTGCTCTTTTGTTAGTTCATCTTCGATCTTTATAGCGAGTATTATTTCTCTAAGTTTTCTAGTAAATTTTTTATCTCTTGTTAAAACCATATTTTTTATGAGTTGTTGGGTGAGGGTAGATGCTCCTTCTACAAGAGCCATAGCTTTGATATCTTTTATGGCTGCTCTAAAAATGGCTTCAACGTTTATACCGCCGTGTTCAAAAAAACTAGTATCTTCTATGGCTACGAGTGATTCTATGACTCTTTGTGGGATTTCGTCATACTGCGCGTAATGTCTATTTTCTTCGTCAAATATGTTTGCTACTAGATTGCCATTTCTATCAAAAATTTGAGTAGTTAGCTTTGGTTTGTAATTAATTATAGTTGATATATCTACTCTGATTTGTGAATAAAAATACATAAATCCGACTAGTAAGCAGATCGCTATTATGGTAAAAAAGCTAAAAATATGTTTCATAAAAATGCCTTTAAAATCTCTGCATTAAGCCCCATGGCGGTGGATTTATTGCCATTAGTTTGCAAAATATATTTTTTATTAAATCCTTCGCACATCATCGCTCCTGCTTTATCTTTCCAAAGACCGCTTTTTACGTACTTTTTCAAATCATCTTTTTGAAAAATATCAAATTTAAAAGTAGTAACGCTAAGAGAGTCAATATCAAATTTAGTAGAGACAAATTTCATAGCCGTATATACGCTCACAATAGATCCGCTTTGCAAATCAAGCATTTGCCACGCTTCATCTTCATCTTTTGCCTTGCCTAAAATTTGACCTTTACAAATAACGCTGCTGTCGGCAAATAAAACATTATCGTATTGTTTTTTAAATTTGGAAAAGAATTGTTTTGATTTTTGGATAACGACATTCATAGAATATGAATTGGGCGATGTCTTTTGAGTGATAGTTTCGTCATAATCCATGCTTATTTGAATAAATGGTATATTAAAATCACGTAAAATTTGAGCTCTACTCTTAGAGCTAGAAGCAAGAACTATCATTGAAATCCTCTAAATGCAACCCCAAGGTATATACTGATAAATGATAATACGATATTTAGCGGTGTGAAATAATATATTATCAAAACGAAATTCTCATGAACACTTAAAAGATCGCCACTAGAAAATGCCTTTTTAGCCTTGCCAAATTTATACCACATATAGGCTATATTTAGTAAAATAAATGCAAGAAGCGCCCATTTTGTAAGTATAATGGCTTCAACCATAGGGTCTGATATCCTGATCTTGCCAGTAAATGCGGCAAATACCCCACTTATACAGAGTATAAGTATAGTGGCTAGTTCTAATTTTACAAAATATCCAAATTCTTTTAGTATGGTTTTATATAAATTTGGATTTTGTTCAATATTTTTAAAAAAATATTTTGCAAAAATCACTATACTAAGCTGAACTGCTATAAATAGCGCCGAACTACTTATATGGATAAACGGCGCTATTTGATCTAGTCTTGCAAATGCTGTGTTCAAAGGTTTTCACTTATAAATTTAGTAGCAGCATTTAGAGCTTCGTCTATTTTGCTCTCATCTTTACCTCCAGCAGTGGCAAAATCATCTCTACCACCGCCACCGCCACCAACTATAGGGGCTATGGCTTTTACTAGCTCACCAGCTTTGATATTGCAATTTTTAGATCCAGCGCCTAGGCTGACTTTGCCATCTTTTTTACTAGCTAAAAATACCACTACTTTATCAAATTTATTT
The sequence above is a segment of the Campylobacter hyointestinalis subsp. lawsonii genome. Coding sequences within it:
- a CDS encoding transglycosylase domain-containing protein, with the translated sequence MKHIFSFFTIIAICLLVGFMYFYSQIRVDISTIINYKPKLTTQIFDRNGNLVANIFDEENRHYAQYDEIPQRVIESLVAIEDTSFFEHGGINVEAIFRAAIKDIKAMALVEGASTLTQQLIKNMVLTRDKKFTRKLREIILAIKIEDELTKEQIIERYLNQVYFGHGYYGIKTAALGYFKKNLNELSLKEIAILVGLPKAPSNYDPTRHMDLSISRANGVISRLFNLGWITQDEYEASLKETPIVFDETLTQNRAPYLVDEAIKEAIKHYPDIKYGGYKVTLTADLKIQNIAQNALKFGYTEILKRDKNADEAYLNGAIIVTNPTNGEILALVGGVDYAKSNFNRATQSERQPGSSFKPFIYQIALDLGYSPMSKVADISRVFENVGRSEEDRDWKPKNYGGNFEGYITLKDALRQSRNLATINLLNSIGLDIVSQKLSNFGFKNIPQNLSIALGSFGISLIEFSQHYSMFAGLGTTSKSNLIKSIQKDEVITEFSSEQTVMIKPEQAYLMIDMLKTVVEEGTGRGAKVAGIEIAGKTGTTNNNIDAWFCGFTPEVQAIIWYGNDNNMPMRKIEGGGRTAAPVFREFIQNYIKEFPDTKRKFDTPKEVYHKIYEGNDAIYTDTSPLPKQQINAIDMQEGGLIF
- the maf gene encoding septum formation inhibitor Maf, with the protein product MIVLASSSKSRAQILRDFNIPFIQISMDYDETITQKTSPNSYSMNVVIQKSKQFFSKFKKQYDNVLFADSSVICKGQILGKAKDEDEAWQMLDLQSGSIVSVYTAMKFVSTKFDIDSLSVTTFKFDIFQKDDLKKYVKSGLWKDKAGAMMCEGFNKKYILQTNGNKSTAMGLNAEILKAFL